GCAGGTCATGGGGTCAAAGTGGCAGTTGACTCCAACAATCTGGGCACCTACAGGGGAATATGCATTTGCGTTAGCCGGCTGTTACAGATAAGCAGAAAAGTAAACACAAGTTGAAGAGACAGCACCAGCTGCGGATTATAGTGGAATGATTTGAGTTAAATCTATAAGACGTTTCAAATTTGGCTGATTCCCTTTTGATGGTCAACATTTCGGTGCCGGTGACTGGACGACGCAATTATTGACAGTTTTAGAAGGTAGACTGGTCTcagttaataattcataatatcAGTAGAACACAAACAGATATCTTATCTTGTGGTTACCCGTTAGAAATCTTGCCCTTGCAGACCTTAGGAAATACTGCCTACAGAGAGCTCATGTTAAGCGAAGATGAACTCACGTGAACCATTTTAAggttacatttacttttagtcTCCAACAACAAGTTGTGCTCATGGGTGTATAAAATAACCCTGTACCCACCGGCTTTGACCAGCCTAACAGCACACTCTCCAGGCGAGACACCGTGCATGTCTCCCTCTGGTCCGATGCACATAGAGGCAGCCACGGGCTTCCCTGTCTCCTTCAGCACCTCCACAGCCCACACAGCCTCTTCAACATGCTCAAAGTACTGCAGGACAGAGACATCTCATACTTTGaacatccacaaaaaaaaagagggataCATTTTGTTATGGATAAtcgatgtttttttttaatctctacCTCAGCAATCAGGAAGTCCACATTCTTCTTCATGAACACATCCAGCTGTTTCTTCAAGATGCCCTTCACCTCTGTCTCACTCTTGCAGCTCAGGTAGGAGGGAGTCTGACACACTCCACCGGCAACCATGGCATCGCCCTCGTTAGCGACCTCGCGGGCCAAATCACAGGCGGCCTCGTTGATCTGAGCTCCCTGAGGGACGAAAGCCAAATAATTGGTGAAACAAAGCTGAGATTTGAGTTTTCCGTGCACAGATGACTAGCCACCTGCACAATGTTCTGCTTATTCTTATGAAAGTGGTGCGGTGTCCAATTCGACTTACAGTGAAGGTGAGCTTGTTACCCCTGTTCTCCAGTTTGTCATCGCTGGCGTAAAAGGTGAAGGTCTGCATGACATTGGCCCCGGCCCTCAGGAACTCCCTGTGCAGCTGTCGCACTAAAGATCATCAAACAAACCAATGCACGATTAGGGAAAAACATACCAGCAAATCCATCTAAGCTGTGTCACATGACTCACAAGCAAAGGTCATTCGCAGGGAACCACTGCAGATAATAATGGAGCAACCAATAAGTTGAAATAGAGTATTAAAAATTGGTAAACTAGCTCGTTCTCACCTGCTTCAGGGTGCTCTGCGGCGGCTTCAGGGGTCCAGGGCCCGGCCTTCACGTAGCCCCTTTTCTCCAGGGCGAACACGAAGCCTCCATCGCCGATCACCACCTCCCCAGCGTTGAGACGCTCCAAGATTCCCTGTGGTAACGGATCAGTGTGAGCTCAAAATGATATAGATTGATTGTGACTATCAGTCAGGCTTGAGAAGAGACACTGAGGCCTAAGAGTCAGTAGGTGTATATTCCACTTGACAGCAGCTGACACCAGCACACCACTTTCTATGGGAGGCCCTGTGCAGCATCATGGCCCAGCTCTATCTGACCTGACTCTGTTTAATTAGGCCAGAGCAATATGCATCATATTCCATGCATAGTGGATTCCAAAGTCCAGTgctgcccccctccccctctctcagtgACCCTAAGTCATCAAGACAGCAGCACATGTTATGTCTGACAGCAGCTGCTCTGCTCCCATTGACTGATGCACCTAAACCGTTTGACTCCCACGTGCCTGTCTCTCAAAGTGAAATTCTCACATAAATCTGAACAGattcttttcacttttctttgtgtttattacaCTTGAGAACGTGTCTGCAAAGTGTATAAGTATCCAAACTCAGTCTTGATGTGTAAACTATTAACTAAACAGCAGTCACTGTGATGAGTTTGAATTCACTGCCATGGCACTAGATGGTacaaattgtttatttaataattgattcACGTATTTGAATCTAAGAAAGCTCCACCTGGCTTGCGCTTATTTCATGAACCCTCACCAGATCCATGTCAGATCAAACCACAGAGAGTCAGATTTGTCTGTCTCTAATTCCTACAGTATTTAAGGAAACTCCTTAACGGATTTCTAGAATAAATATTCCAAAATCCTTCTTAATGAGAGATGATTATGATCACAATCTATATCATAAgctgaaagtaaaacaaaaaacttgttGGTTTAGTTCTTTCCAACTCAAGATGGACAATAAGGGGTCCAGAGCAGTTTTCTTCAGAATGTTCTTAAATCACTCTCTACCATACATAGATACACAACCAAAGTGCATACACCAACGTTTGACAGTTCACACATACCTTCTTTGCTGGTGCCATAATCCTGCAGCTGTGTGTAACCCTGACTGCTCAAACTTTGAGAGGCTGAAGCTACATTAGCGAGGAGCAGAGGTCCACTATAAATCTCTCTGAAGCAGGGGAGGGGTCCTACTGGGACCTGCTCTGATTGGCAGTGGGCAAATTACAAAACAGCAATGTTTACGCGTTCCCCTCCCCTCTTTAACTGAATGAGAGCATTGTGAGTGTCCCAGTTTACTAATGCTTGTtagtctgtttgtctgtcctcCTGTTAGTTTGtgggtttctgtttttttgggaaCCTGAATCGACGAGTTCAACTCAATAGTGAGCTGCCACTTTTAACACACCAACAAGGAACGAGTCCCGTCTAAATCGGTGCAtatgtgaaatgtgtgaaatgttcatcattacattttgttgCAGCAGTCCAAAAGCACACATTCCACATTTACGACACGTAGCCGATAATTAAGTGACACACTCAGGTTTATTGTTTGGGGTTTACAGAGTAATACTCCTCAAGTGGAGCATCGCTGTTACAACTGCTTTTTCATCTCCAGACTGAACTCAGAAAGACTTCTTCCCTCCGTCCTCACGCCGAGGGCTTGGCCTTCTTTTGCATCTCCAGCACGTGCTTCATTTCCTGGCTGCTGGTGGCCTCTTTGTGCTGCAACAGGTCAGCGTGGCCCTTGGTCACGCCCCAGCCCTCGGGCGTGGACATGGACGGGCACGTGGGACGACCGGATGCGGGAGCAAGATGCTCCCAGTATTCCCGACGGGACCTTGAGATGGCAGAGACACAGGTTACACACAGGGGAAAAGATGCACCGAGTCATACTATTCATAGACGCCTGTTCATTTCAGTACTTTGAATATTTTGGCTGCTTTACCTGGCTCTGACCCAGGGTTTGGTGTGCATCTCCAGACCAGCACCCCACATTCCATGTTTCTCTGAGGCAGGAGGTACAATCCCTCTCTCAGGGGCCAGCTCCTCTGCTATGGCCCTGATGTGGTAAGGCTCAAACCCACAGCAGCCACCGATGAAGCGGATGCCAACCTTGTAGGCCTCTCTGGCGTACTGGTGCATGTCCCAGCGAGTCAGGATTCTGGGCTCCAGGgctaaggaagaaaaaaaggcgACAACTGTGAGAAGCTGCAGACTacacaactgtttttttcttttaatgtccAAGCAAGACATAATACCGAAGGGGAATTCTGGCAGGTCGATGAATCCCTGGCAGTGGCAGTCGGGGGTGTGGTATGCCAGGGGCTGCACCATGTAGTGAACCTTCAGCCGGGCCTTCTCCACTCCCTCTTTCATCAGCTTCACAGCTTTCACACAGGTCATGGGGTCAAAGTGGCAATTGACTCCCACAATCTGGGCACCTGGAGAACATAGGGAAATGGTTATTTCCGTATCAGATAACACAGCTGACTCTCAAGTAAAGAAACATGCAGGTAGTATCGTACCGGCTTTCACCAGCCTGACGGCGCACTCTCCGGGTGAGACGCCGTGCATGTCTCCCTCCGGTCCGATGCACATACAAGCAGCCACGGGCTTCCCGCTGGTCTTCATCACCTCCACGGCCCACACGGCCTCCTCGACGTGCTCAAAGTACTGCAGTGACAGAAACCACACAGTCAACACTGAGTGCCCACTCGTCCCACTACTCCTACTTCAGATTTAAAGTCGCTTTGACACAACAATACTTGGAAAGGAGATGTGTATCCACCTCAGCAATCAGGAAGTCCACGTCTTTCTTCATGAACACGTCCAGCTGTTTCTTGAAGATGGCCTTCACTTCTGTCTCACTCTTGCAGCTCAGGTAGGAGGGAGTCTGACACACTCCACCGGCAACCATGGCGTCTCCTTCAAGGGCTACTTCCCTCGCCAGGTCGCAGGCTGCCTCGTTGATTTGGGCCCCCTGAGAGAACGACGCAGTTGATGGATAAGGACACAATTAGTACAGGGTAAAGTGGTATTTGCTGTAAATGTTGGCCGTATAGTTGGGTACTCACGGTGATTTTCAAGTTCTGACCCCTGTTCTCCAGTTTGTCGTCGCTGGCGTAGAACGTGAAGGTCTGCATGACATTAGATCCTGCCCTCAGGAACTCCCTGTGCAGCTGCCGCACTGATGGAAGCACACACATTTCAAGCTTTTAGGTTTGTGTACTTTTCCTCCGTGTAGTTTTAGACACAGTAAGTGAGTGTCCGTGTCTGTCTTACCGGCTTCAGGGTGAGTGACGGTAGCCTCAGGGGTCCAGGGCCCGGCCTTCACGTAGCCTCTCTTCTCCAGAGCAAACACGAAACCTCCATCGCCAATCACCACCTCCCCAGCATTCAGGCGCTCAAGGATACCCTTTTGGAGCAGAGAGATGCAATCGAACACTTGAGCACCATGCTGAATGGCTTAtacacttttgttattttgtagtCACTTAAAGGGATTGTTCCCAAAACATTCCAAAAAATGACCCAGTTATttaagataatccacagacccaCAGTCGTGTTCTGTTTCATGTAGGAATaatggttgaaagaaaatagttcctacaagGTGCGTGGATTATCTTGAGCATGCTTTCtgaaaagagacattgctgcagagtttttcaaatgtatctaTTTGGTGCTATAGGCACCACAGTGCCATATATAACCATTATATTGACGAGAAGTTAGACATCACTGCAACCGACATcttccaaaactaggcaactcacacttaaacaatctagattgataaatagctctacaggtaagagggaaaatttgtattttagatttttggatgaactgtccctttatTATCTTTACAAAAACAGCAGGGCTTGGGACAAAGGTCAGACAGACAACATGAATGTGATATTACGAAAATACAAGAGCATTTGACAACAAGAGATGTGTTGGAGTTTGCAGCTGATCCATAGACAAATGTGTGCAATGAAAATCCTGTGCAAAAAGCAGTTATCACCGATACACTCTCCAGCAGTGACTGCTTTAGTCTGGTTATTTCACaaaccacatgcacacataaaacCTGCACTGACAACATCTTTCCTCAAGACAGCACGGCCGATCGACCAACAGGACAACTCCAACCGCCAGTAATTACATGGCACAGTTTTGCATCAGCTAAATCTTTGCACAATAAGATGGAAGTAATATAAATGCAGTATCGTCTGCATAGAGGTTTATATACCTTCTTTCCAGGTGCCATCTCTTCTTCCCGGTTTCAGTTGAAGCACTAAGCACTTGGTAACAGCGAACCCCTGTTTTTGCCCGAAGAGTGCAGAGAGTCGTCCTACACCAGCTTTATATTGCTTGGTGAAATGGGAGGATTTCATTTCGGTGCCAAATTCATGTTTAATTGCCACATGCCTGTTTGGACATTATGCAACACAGTCTGGCTCACAGATCAATGAAGAAGGTACGGGCAGCAGTCGGTTGAGGTAAGACAGGGACACGCTTCTGTTACAGAAAGAGTTATGCGCCAGTTCAATGATTATATTAATATCTCCAGTTGAACTTTAACCATTCGTGCTGTGTTGCTACAGTTTGGTTAATTTTGGGCCACGCTGGAGCGGAGCATATAAAAGAAGGGGATTAGTTTAAAATGTGAGAGTTTACTTTCAGAATGCAAATAATTTTCCTGCAAATAAACATAATTGGTGAAATGTTAATATGTTGTTATTGGTTAACCAGTCTGGTCAGATCCAATCAAATCCTCCAGGTGTTTGTCTTCTTTGTGTGACCTTGAAAACATCTGATGCAATCTAACTTATGGCATCCAGATGGAACCGTCTCCAAAAGGCCTGAAGAGATAAGCTAGTATTGTGCACCTCTGTCCAATAACTGCTAGTCTTGAGACACAGGACTGATAAGGCTGGCAATAATCCATTCCACTCCATGCAATGTGAGGTGACTGATTGTAGCTTCGATATGTTGTGGATTGGGCAAAGAAGCTATAGCAGAACTATAGCAAAAGTAATTTtcaagccaaaaaaacaaacatttcatagTCCCAACTTCACCGTGGGGAGAATCTTTTCTTTTGACTTGTCCTGAACTATAGtaaattcagtgtttttggaCTTTGTACTGACGGTTGGATAAAATAATTTTCACTTTATGTCAAAGGACATTGCGATGGACATTTTCTTAAACAAGAAATTAATCTACAAATCAGTCAGCTGCAGGTTGCTGCTCTTGACAGATCTTAATCTCTTAATGACAGAAACCAGTATAACTCtggatatatataaaaaacaatgctGCATGTAGAGTGTTCCAGGTTAACAGTAACACCTCCTATTCGGCTCACATAGTCTTCATCGGtgaccttgtttttttctctccatgcaGCGCATACAGACGTGCGTTAAAACAAATAGCTAAGTGCACACACAGATACGGGAATATTGACCTTCGGTGGAGTTCTGGTTTGTAGCTCTGTCCGCTCTGGGTCTAGCCAGTTTTAGGGGGAGTGTTAGAGATAGGCCTCCCTAAGGTGTTTATCAACAGAGTCAAAGTTCAGAAAACACCCCTCCTCTATAGTTCACAACAGGGTTTCATGAGCATGTATCAGAGTTGCAGAGATCCCGTTACCGTCTGCTGATCTAATGGAACTGTTCATAAAAGTGTTACATCCTAAAAATGGATTCCAGTTTGCAAAACTATGCCctttaaggtaaataaaatgtttatagaACGCTTCTACATGAAAGGCTCTGACACAAACAAGGGAACTATAAGGATAAGAAGGACTGGGAGTCTGTGACCTTTAGACTGTTACATAACAGGGCagcctaaaaaaaaagtttaaaagttaGTCAAAACGGTtcctcattacattacattacattacagtcatttagcagacgcttttatccaaagcgacttacaggaagtgtattcaacataggtattcaagagaactactagtcactagaagtcataagtgcatctcctttcttaaacaagcatcttaaagcataaaccagagcaaaagtatagtgcagaggcaaattactacgagaacaaacTGGTGCAAAGGCGATAGCTCCCTGCATACTACCCATTCATTCATCAAACAGAACAAATTGTTCCTATTCACAGTTAACTGGCTGTATTTAGAGAGGAGTGGTCTGTTTACTATAAGATGTAGCAGTTTCACTTGCAGAAGCAGCACAACAGGACCAAAGGGAATGTGTTTAAGTGTACATGTTtgtcacacatgtttttttttgggagcGCCCGTCCACATGTTTGCgagtgtatgcatgtgtatttgtgtttaagaGCAGAAATAGCTCAAGTGTCACTGAAGTGCTGAATGAGGCAGCAGAGCTCCAGGGTTGAAGAGACTCACAAATCCCAACAAGCCTGTTCTGAAGAGAGCTTCACCAAAGTGAACGCTGCTCACTGATAGATTTAATGGcttatgcaaacacacaatgaaGGGACCAAAGAAGCTTGGAATGATCAATTAAATTCTATAAAGGGACTTCTGTCTTCCAGTGATCACCTTCTCTTGAATTTAGACCTTGGTctcttttaatttcctctccttctcttgtGAGGTTGCACCATGCATCCAGCTCTGTGAAATCTATATATCTACCATATCCCATTTCTTCTGAGTTATTCCAGCTATTCCAGTTAAGAGTATCAGGCGTTGACCAGCAGCCGTACTGAGTGACATTTATCTTTTTGAAGCCACAACTAGTTCTCGCAGGCTGAGGCTGGACCTGCAGTTGCAACAAGACCAAAGGCTGAAGCAGAGGGTGAAGGGGAGAAGGGGCCGACGACCGACTGGGAGGGGGGAGGAACTCTTCAAAGTTGGGTTGGAGCTGGAATGGTTGACAGGGGCGAGGGTTGGGATTGAGGCCGGCTGGGAACCAGGCCAGATTTGAGGCATCAGAGCGGAGTAAGAGAGTGTGCAAAATTAGCAAAAGCCTGCAAACCGGACTCTTTCTGTGGGGTGACACATTTGTCGTGTGAATGACCTCGGCTGACACTGATAAAGTTCAGGTTAACTATTAACTCCTAATGAACTGATAAAGTGCTGCTCTGATGGTCAGGTGGTGAAACCCCCCCAATATGAGTTTATATTTTTGCACTGTGTGCCCAATTTCTTCAGTCTGCAACTAAATGTGCACAGTTTGTTATAGTTGGCCATGCACTGTAACATGCGAACCCAGCGCTgaccctcctcttctccctcaaCATAACCTCCACACATGTTCCGTTGTCCACGTTGCTTCACTCCCTCTCCCTGTTCTAGAGGGACTCCCTGTGCCACTGCAGCCCCCTGTTTACTTCCACCCCTTCCTCTGGTCCAATCACAGCTCAAGCTGAAGAAGACATTCTGCTGAAACCGGCCATTCTTTGCGGATTTGTGGGCCACAGAAAGAGAgatatggagagagagaaacgctgagcaggagaaagagagggagagcacTCTGTGGATTGATAAAGTGGCTGCAGTCTTTGTATTCTGGTTTCATAAAGAAATAGCATCTGGTTGCACTGCACTAATCATGACTTCTGATTAAGTTTTTAAACGTTTTATATATACTAAACAGAAAGAAGCcattaaaaatcatattttgtaatTCTGTTTTAAGACACAAGAGGGCACACTAGTGCAATTCCTTAGGTTAGCACAGTAACTTTTCTCTCTTATGCACACTTGAAAGAGTTGATGTTTGGACTGAGTTGTCCTCGGCTTGCCTCGCTTTTTTACTCTATGTCCTTTAATTTGTCACactgacacattttgtttttgtattatacTGAAAATCAGCTGTAAGAAACCAGAACAcagattgatttgtttttaaagctacACTAGTTGcttcacattcattttgtgaCATACATAAAGGTAATAAGTTAATGGCTTGATCCAACAACCTGTAGCTCACTGTAATAAAGCAGTCACGCGTCTTTTCATCCCCACCTTCTTTGCATTGCCACTTGGTCTATGGAAGATTAACAGTGACTTATCTTTTAACTACTTCTTCTTATCTTGCATGAGAGATTCACAGCATGACTCTGCAGAACAGTTGATCCTTGAATGTATATAAAAAGGAGAATAAATCATCAAATATCAGCCAGATGAGTCCAATAAACTCTTGGGCTTGCATGTATACAGTTCATTGATTTGatctgtcttttttaatcaaGACCGTAGGGTTATGAAAAGCATTCTTGAAGAATGAGCCTCTTCAAATATCAGACTGAGTTAACTGATGTGCGCTGttgctcttttgtttgttaGCAACCACAGACGCGTTGTCCAAACACAACTCATGAAGTCACCTGCATCCAAcggtttgtgtttattttggcaaAAATGAACGGCAGTGTAACGCTGCTGATGCTAGTTAAGTTTGAACGCTTGGTGGGATTTTACGGGAACGAGTCGGGAGATGCTGCTGCGTTTTACGCACATACTCCCCCCTCCCGTGTCTGCGGGCTCATTTGTTGAGATTAGTAGAAGCGTTTGTCAGATAAATAAAATTGGGACAAGCAAAGAGTCCAAATATTTGTGCAACAAGTGGCGAGCCAAAGTACCCAAAGTACTCTTCAAAATCACCATATAAGATGATCTCTAATTTAGGTATTCATGACTCAGACACAGATTGAAAAGcttgctgtttttgtttatcagaTGAAGTTAAATACACCTTAGTTATCCATCATGGTGTAAATGTGtcacagcagagacagcagatcATTTTCTGTCTTATACAGTCTTTATGTGTAAAGCCTGACTTCATGCTTGGCTTGTTCCAGCAaggtctgttttctgtttgagtgACCAAACTCCACTGTGGTGCTCTGCTTTCCTCTGTTTTTGCGGCAGAAAGTCTTGTGTCACCTTTATGTCACACTTTATTTGTGTCTCATGATGACGCTGTGACCTCATTTCCAACAACAAACCGAATACTGCTGggaaatcccccaaaaaacaaaaatggaaatgatggattctccttttttattttgtatttcttttctaAATGCCAGGTCTCTGACCACACTGTTGCctactgtatgtttatgtttacctCACTGGACTGAGGCATTTTAACCCATAATTAACTGGATTCTTTCTTCAACAACATGAGCTCAAAATATTTGTAAACGAATGTAAAGTTCTATTTAAGTCGATAAAAACTGGACAAAAATGAATCTGTTTTGTCATTATGGTTGTGTGGCGATGCTTTGTTAATTTTCAAGATCTCATTTATGCTAATAAGGCAAAGTTTCATGAAGTGTAAAGGCCTTGAATTCtattctccttttttcctttcctttttttactcaTTAAGCGGGTGGCTAGTTAATCAGTTAGCTTTTCAATTCCAGCGTTACACTTGCCACAGAAAACCAGCCCAACAGCAGGCTGGtggccagcagcagcactgcGTCTACGGACCCTCTGCCTCGCTCCTCGCCGCTGAGAGACTACTTCGTCGGCACGAGAGAAGATGGGATCTCCAGTGACTAGCTAACTAACTAGCCAGCTCTGGAGATGGAccattagctagctaactagccagctggcCTCTCCGAAGCGTCCTTCTCCTCCAGGCAAAACACTCTGCTAGCGGCGTAGGGGTTGGCTAATACGGTCCCATTGGTTAATGTTAACTTTCTTTAGGAATACTCCCGGTCCTGTAGGGTGAGAGGATGTACATATTGGGACAAACTCATATTTCCATAATTTATCATAAATAGCAAAACAAGGCCAGAGGACCTGCTAGTCAGCGTTAACTAATTTGTTCAGAGATTAATTCTGCCTCCATCTACGCTCCGCGCCCAGAAATACGTCATCAGAAAAATATCTAACCTTAGGGAGAAGTCTGAACAAATTAACActtattttgtaacttttttcaATCACCTTTTGACCTTTCAGATTTATCTTGATAAATCCACTGGAGGGGTCCCTATCCCCAGGTTGGGAAGTAGCCTACTGCTTAATACAATACTTTACATTTGATTATGTAGAAAGGTTATAGGCATCTGctaaactttgtttttgtgagacataaaacaaataatgagaATGGTTTGTTTTTGACTGAAATCTCAATAAGCCTGTGACTATATGAATGCTTGAAATAACTTGATACCTCCCACATAAACCTACGTTTATTGTATAACTTATTTGTTCACCCTTGCAATCAAAATACAAAGCCCTTGTTCACACAAAGGCCACTTCTTTTGGAAACACCACCACTCGTATGTATCTATTGGTAGTTCTAGAATCAGTACagctatatatttaaaacaattatacCAGCCcttattttcacacacacatacataaccGACATGCATCAGGGATGGCATCATTTCTGCGAAGAGAGCATTACTTCCTCCCCACAGCCACTAACCATCAAACCCAATCATTTCTCACAGTATCTCTTAAGTCTTCTCTGCATTTCCCACGGAGTTGCCCTTAACATCTTCCTCGCTCTGCAGCTTGGAGCGCTGATGTGACCACACTTACGCTATTTACAGACCTTCCTGCCTCCCACAATGTTCTCACCAGgacgacacacacaaacacagatcttGGTGTGGAAAGAGGAAGTCCAGAGGGCAGGGCCCACCAAATGACACAGTGGCGTGTGCCAAAAGTGGTCATCATCAATGTTGACACTTTATGGGATCTTTGCTTAACATAATTTATGAAAGTCTAAACAAAAACTGCACTGGATGAGTAGCATGCGTCACCTGTGTTTAAATTAATGAGAAGGCCAAATAATCACACGACTAGCTGACTATTTGTTATTGgtaaaaaagactgaaaattGCTACAAGGAGACGTTCAACATTTAGACAGTGAGGAAGCATGTTTATTGGATTTGAATGTGTATTCTCAGACCAGATATATCtaaacagagagacggaggacaTGAAGCTGAACAAGTGTTCATGAAGACATGGCTCCAGGTTTCCTCCTCCATTCTCTTCTAGTGCGGATTTGGAAAAGAGGCCTCCCAAAATACACCAGAACGATAATGTTTTCCCAAACCTGTCTGTCAATGATTCCTCTGTTACTCAAGTGACTCTTAACAGAACTACGAAAGGCCTTCATCAATCTACATGGACTTCCTCCAGCAATTCATCACCGCCATCATTCGACATCGCCTACAAGCCACAAAAATCCTTCAAAACATGCAGTTGGGGCCCGGCGTCATTCACTGTTCTTATTTGCCCCCCCTGAAATATTCATATGGTCCCAGTGTGACAGTCAGTCCCTGAGTTGTCGTCGTTCCACAGACCACAATGTAATAAGTATGGTTTATGTCTCCGGCTCAGCTCCctgagtgagagaagaggaaagagcaCTTCTCTACAGAAGGAGACACAGCAGACAGAGGGAAGCTGATCTGAAATCTTTTCTGGAGCCTCCTATGAAGAAAACGAGGACAGAGGTTCTCTTATTCCTTAGTGCTGCCTTGTGAAAACAACACAGATATTTTAACGATTCCACGTCCgaaaaactaaaatgtcaagTCAAAGTTGAGTCTCAATTACTATGCAGTTCTGCGTTGTGTGATATATGCATTTCACATTCTTGCAAAAAAGTGTGATGAAATGATCAATATGCCACCACTCTCctgtttacagtaaatatgaagctacagccagcagctggttagcttagcttagcataaagacttgaaacagagggaaacagctagccctAGCTCTGTTCAAGCGTAACATGATCCAGTTACAagcacctctgaagctcacttATTAATATGTTATTGTATGTTTAATCTTTACACAAGCCAAAGTgtgaaagtaaaatgttttattttggtttagtGTTTTGGCAAGAAAGCAGATGGATGTATATCCCTAAATGTAGAACCATCCAATCACTGATAAATCCAAGCACCCCAGTAATATTAAGCCTGGACCCCCATGTTGCTCCCCAAACtgtggaaaatatttttgtgcaTATTTCACCCAACATTTATTCCCAGAGAGATATTATTTATAGcagcaaaaaaatacaagtggGCACTTAATGAGTATAATTTTGATTATTGTCACATGTGTATCGTTAGTCATTTGGAGAACCAAACCTATTGGGATGATAAATGGACTGCATTTATATAACGCTTTTATAGACTATCTATGATCGGCATTTGTTCTAAATCAATACAGGGAAATATTGACTTAATTTGGAGGAGAAGCATGTAAACTGTACAACAGGCCCCTAAATgattcacatttaaaacatttgtaatttaattGTTAACATGTTTATGGGTTAATGTGTTCATTCcagatatttaattatttgc
This sequence is a window from Anoplopoma fimbria isolate UVic2021 breed Golden Eagle Sablefish chromosome 13, Afim_UVic_2022, whole genome shotgun sequence. Protein-coding genes within it:
- the LOC129100924 gene encoding betaine--homocysteine S-methyltransferase 1-like; this encodes MAPAKKGILERLNAGEVVIGDGGFVFALEKRGYVKAGPWTPEAAAEHPEAVRQLHREFLRAGANVMQTFTFYASDDKLENRGNKLTFTGAQINEAACDLAREVANEGDAMVAGGVCQTPSYLSCKSETEVKGILKKQLDVFMKKNVDFLIAEYFEHVEEAVWAVEVLKETGKPVAASMCIGPEGDMHGVSPGECAVRLVKAGAQIVGVNCHFDPMTCVKAVKMMKEGVEKAGLKAHYMVQPLAYHTPDCHCQGFIDLPEFPFGLEPRILTRWDMHQYAREAFNAGIRFIGGCCGFEPYHIRAVAEELAPERGILPAASEKHGNWGAGLEMHTKPWVRARARRDYWEHLKPASGRPLCPSMSNPDSWGVTKGHTDLMQQKEATSQDQLKQLFDRSKSN
- the LOC129100923 gene encoding betaine--homocysteine S-methyltransferase 1-like, which codes for MAPGKKGILERLNAGEVVIGDGGFVFALEKRGYVKAGPWTPEATVTHPEAVRQLHREFLRAGSNVMQTFTFYASDDKLENRGQNLKITGAQINEAACDLAREVALEGDAMVAGGVCQTPSYLSCKSETEVKAIFKKQLDVFMKKDVDFLIAEYFEHVEEAVWAVEVMKTSGKPVAACMCIGPEGDMHGVSPGECAVRLVKAGAQIVGVNCHFDPMTCVKAVKLMKEGVEKARLKVHYMVQPLAYHTPDCHCQGFIDLPEFPFALEPRILTRWDMHQYAREAYKVGIRFIGGCCGFEPYHIRAIAEELAPERGIVPPASEKHGMWGAGLEMHTKPWVRARSRREYWEHLAPASGRPTCPSMSTPEGWGVTKGHADLLQHKEATSSQEMKHVLEMQKKAKPSA